One window of the Pseudomonas lurida genome contains the following:
- a CDS encoding YqgE/AlgH family protein, which yields MKNVSPTYLKHQFLIAMPHMADPNFAQTLTYIVEHTANGAMGLVINRPQELNLADILEQLRPEIDPPARCQSVPIYIGGPVQTDRGFVLHPTGPKFQATVDLEGVSLSTSQDVLFAIADGVGPEQSVITLGYAGWEAGQLEAELASNAWLTCPFDAQILFNTPSELRLEAAAAKLRVNLSLLTSQAGHA from the coding sequence ATGAAAAATGTCAGCCCGACCTACCTCAAGCATCAATTCCTGATCGCCATGCCCCATATGGCCGACCCGAACTTTGCGCAGACCTTGACCTACATCGTCGAGCACACCGCCAATGGTGCCATGGGGTTGGTCATCAATCGCCCGCAAGAGCTGAACCTGGCCGATATCCTGGAGCAACTGCGCCCCGAGATTGATCCACCGGCCCGCTGCCAGAGCGTGCCGATCTACATCGGCGGCCCGGTGCAGACCGATCGCGGCTTCGTGCTGCACCCCACCGGGCCGAAGTTCCAGGCCACGGTCGACCTGGAAGGCGTGTCACTGTCCACCTCCCAGGACGTATTGTTCGCCATCGCGGACGGCGTTGGCCCTGAGCAGAGTGTGATCACCCTGGGCTATGCGGGCTGGGAAGCAGGCCAATTGGAAGCCGAACTGGCCAGCAACGCTTGGCTGACCTGCCCCTTCGACGCGCAGATCCTGTTCAACACTCCCAGCGAACTGCGCCTGGAAGCGGCCGCGGCCAAGTTGCGCGTCAACCTCAGCCTGTTGACCAGCCAGGCGGGGCACGCCTGA
- the ruvX gene encoding Holliday junction resolvase RuvX, whose amino-acid sequence MALRLILGFDYGTKQIGVAVGQVITGQARELCTLKAQNGIPDWNQVEALIKEWKPDAVVVGLPLNMDGTPSDMCLRAEKFARRLNGRYNLPFYTHDERLTTFEAKGERRDRGGQKGSYRDNPVDAIAAALLLQGWLDENTALFES is encoded by the coding sequence ATGGCTCTGCGTCTGATCCTCGGTTTTGACTACGGCACCAAACAGATCGGCGTAGCGGTCGGCCAGGTGATCACCGGCCAGGCCCGGGAGCTGTGCACCCTGAAGGCCCAGAACGGCATACCGGACTGGAACCAGGTCGAAGCCCTCATTAAAGAATGGAAGCCCGATGCCGTGGTGGTCGGCCTGCCCCTGAACATGGACGGCACCCCCAGCGACATGTGCCTGCGCGCCGAAAAGTTCGCCCGCCGCCTCAATGGCCGCTACAACCTGCCCTTCTATACCCACGACGAGCGCCTGACCACCTTTGAAGCCAAGGGTGAGCGTCGCGACCGTGGCGGCCAGAAAGGCAGCTACCGCGACAACCCCGTGGACGCCATCGCCGCCGCACTGCTGTTGCAGGGTTGGCTGGATGAAAACACCGCTTTATTTGAATCCTGA
- a CDS encoding YggT family protein, which produces MIGLNTAAVYVLQTLGSLYLLIVLMRFVLQLVRANFYNPLCQFIVKATQPLLKPLRRIIPSLFGLDMSSLVLAILVQLALMALTLLLTYGTTGNFVQLLIWSIIGVTALFLKIFFFALIISVILSWVAPGSHNPGAELVNQICEPALAPFRRLLPNLGGLDISPILAFMVLKLLDMLVINNLAAMTGMPEILRLLI; this is translated from the coding sequence ATGATTGGTCTGAACACCGCAGCCGTCTACGTGCTGCAAACCCTCGGCAGCCTGTACCTGCTGATCGTACTGATGCGCTTCGTGCTGCAACTGGTGCGCGCCAACTTCTACAACCCGCTCTGCCAGTTCATCGTCAAGGCCACCCAGCCGCTGCTCAAGCCTTTGCGCCGGATCATCCCGAGCCTGTTCGGCCTGGACATGTCGTCGCTGGTGCTGGCGATCCTGGTGCAGTTAGCCTTGATGGCCCTGACCCTGCTGCTGACCTACGGCACTACCGGCAATTTCGTACAGTTGCTGATCTGGTCGATCATCGGCGTCACCGCGCTGTTCCTGAAGATCTTCTTCTTCGCCCTGATCATCAGCGTGATCCTGTCGTGGGTCGCTCCAGGTAGCCACAACCCGGGTGCCGAGTTGGTGAACCAGATCTGCGAACCAGCCCTGGCACCGTTCCGCCGCCTGCTGCCGAACCTGGGCGGCCTGGATATCTCGCCGATCCTGGCGTTCATGGTGCTCAAGTTGCTGGACATGCTGGTGATCAACAACCTGGCCGCCATGACCGGGATGCCAGAAATCCTGCGTTTGCTGATCTGA
- the pyrR gene encoding bifunctional pyr operon transcriptional regulator/uracil phosphoribosyltransferase PyrR has translation MSLPNPAELISQMATSLTAHLQHRAISEPRFIGIRTGGVWVAQALLEALGSDSPLGTLDVSFYRDDFSQNGLHPQVRPSALPFEIEGQHLVLIDDVLMSGRTIRAAMNELFDYGRPASVTLVCLLDLDAGELPISPDVVGATLSLEGHQRVKLSGPTPLELELQDLAL, from the coding sequence ATGAGCCTGCCCAATCCCGCCGAACTGATCAGCCAGATGGCGACGAGCCTCACCGCCCATCTGCAACACCGTGCCATCAGCGAGCCACGCTTTATCGGCATTCGTACCGGCGGTGTATGGGTAGCCCAGGCGCTGCTGGAAGCACTGGGCAGTGATTCGCCCCTGGGCACGCTGGACGTGTCGTTCTACCGCGACGACTTCAGCCAGAACGGCCTGCACCCGCAAGTACGCCCATCGGCCCTGCCGTTCGAAATCGAAGGTCAGCACCTGGTGCTGATCGACGACGTGCTGATGAGCGGCCGCACGATCCGCGCCGCCATGAACGAGCTGTTCGACTACGGCCGCCCCGCCAGCGTGACCCTGGTGTGCCTGCTGGACCTGGACGCCGGCGAATTGCCGATCAGCCCGGATGTAGTCGGCGCCACACTGTCGCTGGAGGGCCACCAGCGGGTAAAATTGTCCGGTCCCACGCCGCTCGAACTCGAACTGCAAGACCTCGCCCTTTAA
- the proC gene encoding pyrroline-5-carboxylate reductase, with amino-acid sequence MSNTRIAFIGAGNMAASLIGGLRAKGLDAAQIRASDPGADTRARVSAEHGIETFADNAEAIRGVDVIVLAVKPQAMKAVCENLRASLQPQQLVVSIAAGITCASMNNWLGAQPIVRCMPNTPALVSQGVSGLYATAEVTAEQRGQAQELLSAVGIALWLEQEQQLDAVTAVSGSGPAYFFLLIEAMTAAGVKLGLSKDVAEQLAEQTALGAAHMAVASDVDAAELRRRVTSPGGTTQAAIESFQAGGFEALVEKALGAAAHRSAELAEQLGK; translated from the coding sequence ATGAGCAACACGCGTATTGCCTTTATCGGCGCCGGTAACATGGCGGCCAGCCTGATCGGAGGCCTGCGGGCCAAGGGCCTGGACGCCGCGCAGATCCGCGCCAGCGACCCCGGCGCCGACACCCGTGCACGCGTCAGCGCCGAGCACGGCATTGAAACCTTTGCCGACAACGCCGAGGCCATCCGTGGCGTCGATGTGATTGTGCTGGCAGTGAAGCCACAGGCCATGAAGGCTGTGTGCGAAAACCTGCGTGCGAGCCTGCAGCCGCAGCAGTTGGTGGTGTCCATCGCCGCCGGCATCACCTGCGCCAGCATGAACAACTGGCTCGGCGCCCAGCCGATCGTGCGCTGCATGCCCAACACCCCAGCCCTGGTCAGCCAAGGCGTGAGCGGGTTGTACGCCACCGCCGAAGTGACCGCCGAACAACGCGGCCAGGCGCAGGAGTTGCTGTCAGCCGTGGGCATTGCCCTGTGGCTGGAACAGGAGCAGCAACTGGACGCGGTCACCGCGGTGTCCGGTAGCGGCCCGGCCTATTTCTTCCTGCTGATCGAAGCCATGACCGCCGCCGGGGTGAAGCTGGGGCTGTCCAAGGACGTTGCCGAGCAACTGGCCGAGCAGACCGCCCTGGGCGCCGCGCATATGGCGGTCGCCAGCGATGTGGACGCCGCTGAGTTGCGCCGCCGCGTGACCTCTCCCGGCGGCACCACACAGGCGGCCATCGAGTCGTTCCAGGCCGGGGGCTTTGAAGCCCTGGTAGAAAAAGCATTGGGTGCCGCTGCGCACCGCTCGGCGGAACTCGCCGAACAACTGGGCAAATAA
- a CDS encoding NINE protein yields the protein MGSQQDTHSKVIGYLLWIFGFTGAHRFYYGKPVTGTIWFFTLGLLGIGWLIDLFLIPAMDREADLRFTAGPIEYNVAWILLAFLGVFGVHRMYQGKWISGLIYLLTGGLFLVGVLYDFWTLNTQISIRNAERNAGR from the coding sequence ATTGGTTCGCAGCAAGATACCCACAGCAAGGTGATCGGTTACCTGTTGTGGATTTTCGGTTTTACCGGGGCGCACCGCTTCTATTACGGCAAGCCGGTGACCGGTACGATCTGGTTTTTTACCTTGGGCTTGCTGGGCATCGGCTGGTTGATCGACCTGTTCCTGATCCCGGCCATGGACCGTGAAGCGGACCTGCGTTTTACCGCGGGGCCCATCGAATACAACGTGGCCTGGATTCTGTTGGCGTTTCTCGGTGTGTTCGGCGTGCACCGCATGTACCAGGGCAAATGGATCTCCGGACTGATCTACCTGCTGACCGGCGGCTTGTTCCTGGTGGGGGTGCTGTATGACTTCTGGACGTTGAACACGCAGATATCGATCCGCAATGCCGAGCGCAACGCCGGACGGTAA
- a CDS encoding C40 family peptidase encodes MRPFFKTWLTICLLMPLAAHATNREQRLPNVNGFTPKVHSTPSTAKSVKLTVNRPTQLSKAHGKANPALMAVNTKQSSTVLSRAVNVLGTPYRWGGSSPSKGFDCSGLVKYAFNDVAAVDLPRTSNAMAAGHGQKVDRKDLKPGDLLFFKLKSRQVNHVAIYLGNDRFIHAPRRGKSVSIDTLKKPFWDKNYVIAKRVLPKEQNSSLRVVQR; translated from the coding sequence ATGCGACCATTTTTCAAGACATGGCTAACCATTTGCCTATTAATGCCACTGGCCGCCCACGCCACCAATCGTGAGCAACGACTTCCTAACGTTAACGGTTTCACCCCTAAAGTCCACAGCACGCCAAGCACGGCCAAATCGGTAAAGCTGACCGTCAACCGCCCGACTCAACTGAGCAAGGCCCACGGCAAAGCCAACCCGGCCCTGATGGCCGTCAACACCAAGCAGAGCAGCACCGTCCTCAGCCGCGCCGTCAACGTGCTGGGTACGCCTTATCGTTGGGGCGGCAGTAGCCCAAGTAAAGGGTTCGACTGCAGTGGCCTGGTGAAATATGCGTTCAACGACGTAGCCGCCGTGGATTTGCCGCGCACCTCCAACGCCATGGCCGCCGGCCATGGGCAGAAGGTTGATCGCAAGGACCTGAAACCAGGTGACCTGCTGTTCTTCAAACTGAAGAGCCGCCAGGTAAACCACGTTGCCATCTACCTGGGCAACGACCGGTTCATCCACGCGCCGCGTCGTGGCAAGTCGGTGAGCATCGACACGCTGAAAAAGCCGTTCTGGGACAAGAACTACGTGATTGCCAAGCGCGTTCTGCCGAAAGAGCAGAACAGCAGCCTGCGGGTCGTACAGCGCTAG
- a CDS encoding aspartate carbamoyltransferase catalytic subunit — MTPLDAKRPLQLNAQGQLQHFLSLDGLPRELLTEILDTADSFLEVGGRAVKKVPLLRGKTICNVFFENSTRTRTTFELAAQRLSADVITLNVSTSSASKGETLLDTLRNLEAMAADMFVVRHGDSGAAHFIAEHVCPQVAIINGGDGRHAHPTQGMLDMLTIRRHKGSFENLSVAIVGDILHSRVARSNMLALKTLGCPDIRVIAPKTLLPIGIEQYGVKVYTDMTEGLKDVDVVIMLRLQRERMAGGLLPSEGEFYRLFGLTTARLAGAKPDAIVMHPGPINRGVEIESAVADGNQSVILNQVTYGIAVRMAVLSMAMSGQTAQRQFEQENAQ, encoded by the coding sequence ATGACGCCTCTAGATGCCAAGCGCCCGCTGCAGCTCAATGCTCAGGGTCAGTTGCAACACTTCTTGTCCCTCGACGGTTTGCCCCGCGAACTGCTGACCGAAATCCTCGACACCGCCGATTCGTTTCTCGAAGTCGGTGGCCGGGCTGTGAAGAAGGTCCCGCTGCTGCGCGGCAAGACCATCTGCAATGTGTTCTTCGAGAACTCCACCCGCACCCGCACCACCTTTGAACTGGCGGCCCAGCGACTGTCGGCCGACGTGATCACGCTGAACGTGTCCACCTCGTCGGCCAGCAAGGGCGAAACCCTGCTCGACACCCTGCGCAACCTGGAAGCCATGGCCGCCGACATGTTCGTGGTACGCCACGGCGACTCCGGTGCTGCGCACTTCATCGCCGAACACGTGTGCCCGCAAGTCGCAATCATCAACGGCGGCGACGGCCGTCATGCCCACCCGACCCAGGGCATGCTCGACATGCTCACCATCCGTCGGCACAAGGGCAGCTTTGAAAACCTCTCGGTGGCCATCGTCGGCGACATCCTGCACTCGCGGGTCGCACGCTCGAACATGCTGGCCCTGAAAACCCTGGGCTGCCCGGACATCCGCGTGATTGCACCGAAAACCCTGCTGCCGATCGGTATCGAGCAGTATGGCGTGAAGGTCTACACCGACATGACCGAGGGCCTCAAGGATGTGGACGTGGTGATCATGCTGCGCCTGCAACGCGAGCGCATGGCCGGCGGCCTGCTGCCGAGCGAAGGCGAGTTCTACCGCCTGTTCGGCCTGACAACCGCACGCCTGGCGGGTGCCAAGCCGGATGCCATCGTGATGCACCCGGGCCCGATCAACCGCGGCGTGGAGATTGAGTCGGCGGTGGCCGACGGCAACCAGTCGGTAATCCTCAACCAGGTGACCTACGGCATCGCCGTGCGCATGGCGGTGTTGTCCATGGCCATGAGCGGACAAACCGCACAACGTCAATTCGAGCAGGAGAACGCCCAGTGA
- a CDS encoding dihydroorotase codes for MKLSILGARVIDPASGLDHVTDLHMEAGKIIAIGAAPAGFRASETIDAKGLVAAPGLVDLNVALREPGYSRKGNIISETRAAAAGGVTSLCCPPHTKPVLDTSAVTELILDRAREAGNCKVFPIGALSKGLEGEQLAELIALRDAGCVAFGNGLESFRSTRTLLRALEYAATFDLTVIFHSQDRDLAEGGLAHEGAVASFLGLPGIPETAETVALARDLLLVEQSGVRAHFSQLTSARGVALIAQAQARGLRVTADVALYQLILTDEALIDFSSLYHVQPPLRTLADREGLRAAVKSGVVSAISSHHQPHERDAKLAPFGATEPGISSVELLLPLAMTLVEDGLLDLPTLLARLGAGPAEALRLPAGKLAVGSAADLVLFDPASSTVAGERWLSKGENCPFIGHSLPATVRYTLVDGRISYQA; via the coding sequence GTGAAACTCAGCATTCTCGGCGCCCGAGTCATCGATCCAGCCAGCGGCCTGGATCACGTCACCGACCTTCATATGGAAGCCGGCAAGATCATCGCCATCGGCGCCGCGCCGGCAGGCTTCAGAGCGAGCGAGACGATCGACGCCAAAGGCCTGGTGGCCGCGCCTGGCCTGGTGGACCTTAACGTCGCCCTGCGCGAGCCGGGCTACAGCCGCAAGGGCAATATCATCAGCGAAACCCGCGCCGCTGCGGCCGGCGGCGTCACCAGCCTGTGCTGCCCTCCCCACACCAAACCGGTGCTGGACACCTCGGCCGTGACCGAGTTGATCCTCGACCGCGCCCGTGAAGCCGGCAACTGCAAAGTGTTCCCCATCGGCGCCCTGAGCAAAGGCCTGGAAGGCGAACAACTCGCCGAACTGATCGCCTTGCGTGACGCCGGTTGCGTGGCCTTCGGCAACGGCCTGGAGAGTTTCCGCAGCACCCGTACGCTGTTGCGCGCCCTGGAATATGCAGCCACCTTCGACCTGACAGTGATCTTCCACTCCCAGGACCGCGACCTGGCCGAAGGCGGCCTGGCCCACGAAGGCGCCGTGGCCAGCTTCCTCGGTTTGCCGGGTATTCCGGAAACCGCCGAAACCGTGGCCCTGGCCCGTGACCTGCTGCTGGTGGAACAAAGCGGCGTGCGTGCGCACTTCAGCCAGCTGACCAGCGCCCGGGGCGTGGCCTTGATCGCCCAGGCCCAGGCCCGTGGCTTGCGGGTAACGGCGGACGTGGCGCTGTATCAATTGATCCTGACGGATGAAGCGCTGATCGACTTCTCGAGCCTGTATCACGTGCAACCGCCACTGCGCACCCTGGCCGACCGTGAAGGTTTGCGTGCGGCGGTCAAGTCTGGGGTGGTCTCGGCGATCTCCAGCCATCACCAGCCCCATGAGCGGGATGCCAAGCTGGCACCGTTTGGTGCGACAGAGCCAGGTATCAGCAGTGTCGAACTGTTGCTGCCGCTGGCGATGACGTTGGTGGAAGACGGGCTGTTAGACCTGCCGACGCTGCTGGCACGCCTGGGCGCCGGCCCGGCAGAGGCATTGCGCCTGCCTGCGGGCAAGCTGGCGGTGGGTTCGGCGGCGGACCTGGTGCTGTTCGACCCAGCCAGCTCCACGGTTGCCGGGGAGCGGTGGTTGTCCAAGGGTGAAAACTGCCCGTTCATCGGCCATAGCCTGCCGGCGACGGTGCGCTACACCTTGGTGGACGGACGCATCAGCTACCAGGCCTGA
- a CDS encoding YggS family pyridoxal phosphate-dependent enzyme yields the protein MSTIADNIGQVSQRIRAAADAVQRDASSIHLLAVSKTKPAQAVREAYAAGMHDFGENYLQEALGKQAELTDLPLSWHFIGPIQSNKTRAIAENFAWVHSVDRLKIAQRLSEQRPADLPPLNICIQVNVSGEASKSGCTPADLPALANAISALPRLKLRGLMAIPEPTEDRAAQDAAFATVRELQARLNLPLDTLSMGMSHDLESAIAQGATWVRIGTALFGARDYGQP from the coding sequence ATGTCGACGATAGCAGACAACATCGGCCAGGTTAGCCAGCGCATCCGCGCCGCAGCCGACGCCGTGCAACGTGACGCAAGCAGCATCCACCTGCTGGCCGTGAGCAAGACCAAGCCCGCACAGGCCGTGCGCGAAGCCTACGCCGCCGGAATGCACGACTTTGGCGAGAACTATCTGCAGGAAGCCCTGGGCAAACAGGCCGAATTAACCGACCTGCCCTTGAGTTGGCACTTCATCGGCCCCATTCAATCGAACAAGACGCGCGCTATCGCCGAGAACTTCGCTTGGGTGCATTCCGTGGACCGCCTCAAAATTGCACAACGCCTGTCCGAACAACGCCCGGCCGACCTGCCACCGCTGAACATCTGCATCCAGGTCAACGTCAGTGGCGAAGCCAGCAAGTCCGGCTGTACGCCCGCCGACCTGCCGGCCCTGGCCAACGCCATCAGCGCCCTGCCGCGCCTGAAGTTGCGTGGCCTGATGGCAATCCCCGAGCCGACCGAAGATCGTGCCGCGCAAGACGCAGCGTTCGCCACCGTGCGCGAGCTGCAAGCCCGTTTGAACCTGCCGCTGGACACACTTTCCATGGGCATGAGCCACGACCTGGAGTCGGCGATCGCCCAAGGCGCTACCTGGGTGCGGATTGGTACCGCCCTGTTTGGCGCCCGCGACTACGGCCAGCCATGA
- a CDS encoding energy transducer TonB translates to MTLPSDLPPELSHSGVRPADRLGFTLFLAALIHLALILGVGFTLVEPKQISKTLEITLATFKSEKKPEKADFLAQDNQQGSGTLDKKAVPKTTEVAPFQDNKVNKVTPPPAPKPEVKQAAPKAAVTTVAPKPQKAPTQREKTKTEPRPEPVKPAPTFDSSTLTDEISSLEAELANEQQLYAKRPRIYRLNAASTMRDKGAWYKDEWRKKVERIGNLNYPDEARRQQIYGNLRLLVSINRDGTLYEVQVLESSGQPLLDQAAQRIVRLAAPFAPFSGDLNDVDRLEIIRTWKFAKGDRLSSN, encoded by the coding sequence ATGACACTCCCGTCCGATCTGCCCCCCGAACTCTCCCACAGCGGCGTGCGCCCGGCTGATCGGCTCGGATTTACCCTGTTCCTGGCAGCACTGATTCACCTGGCCCTGATCCTCGGCGTGGGATTCACCCTGGTTGAACCCAAGCAGATCAGCAAAACCCTGGAAATCACCCTCGCCACCTTCAAAAGCGAAAAGAAACCCGAGAAGGCTGACTTCCTCGCCCAGGACAATCAGCAAGGCAGCGGCACCCTCGACAAGAAGGCCGTACCCAAGACCACCGAAGTGGCGCCGTTCCAGGACAACAAAGTCAACAAAGTCACCCCGCCGCCGGCCCCCAAGCCCGAGGTCAAGCAGGCCGCGCCCAAGGCTGCGGTGACCACCGTCGCGCCCAAGCCGCAAAAAGCCCCGACCCAGCGCGAAAAAACCAAGACCGAACCTAGGCCTGAGCCCGTGAAGCCGGCGCCGACCTTCGACAGTTCGACGCTGACCGATGAAATTTCCAGCCTGGAAGCCGAGCTGGCCAACGAACAGCAGCTGTACGCCAAGCGCCCGCGCATCTACCGGCTGAACGCCGCGTCGACCATGCGTGACAAAGGCGCCTGGTATAAGGACGAATGGCGCAAGAAGGTCGAGCGTATCGGCAACCTCAACTACCCGGATGAGGCGCGACGCCAGCAGATTTATGGCAATTTGCGCTTACTGGTGTCGATCAACCGCGACGGTACGTTATATGAAGTACAGGTACTGGAGTCGTCCGGCCAGCCGCTGCTGGACCAGGCCGCGCAGCGCATCGTGCGCCTGGCTGCGCCCTTTGCCCCGTTCAGCGGCGACTTGAATGACGTCGACCGCCTGGAAATCATCCGCACCTGGAAGTTCGCCAAGGGCGACCGCCTGTCCAGCAACTGA
- the metX gene encoding homoserine O-succinyltransferase MetX — MPAAFPPDSVGLVVPQVAHFSEPLALACGRSLPAYDLIYETYGQLNATATNAVLICHALSGHHHAAGFHSVDERKPGWWDSCIGPGKPIDTNRFFVVSLNNLGGCNGSTGPSSLNPETGKPFGADFPVLTVEDWVHSQARLADLLGISQWAAVIGGSLGGMQALQWTITYPDRVRHCLAIASAPKLSAQNIAFNEVARQAILTDPEFHGGSFQEAGVIPKRGLMLARMVGHITYLSDDSMGEKFGRGLKSEKLNYDFHSVEFQVESYLRYQGEEFSGRFDANTYLLMTKALDYFDPAANFDDDLAKTFEGATAKFCVMSFTTDWRFSPARSRELVDALMAARKDVCYLEIDAPQGHDAFLIPIPRYLQAFSNYMNRITV; from the coding sequence ATGCCAGCTGCCTTTCCCCCCGATTCTGTTGGACTGGTCGTGCCCCAAGTGGCGCACTTCAGCGAACCGCTGGCCCTGGCCTGCGGCCGTTCGCTGCCTGCCTACGACCTGATCTACGAAACCTACGGCCAACTGAATGCCACGGCGACCAACGCCGTGCTGATCTGCCACGCCTTGTCCGGCCATCATCACGCGGCCGGTTTCCACTCGGTCGACGAGCGCAAGCCCGGCTGGTGGGACAGCTGCATCGGCCCCGGCAAGCCCATCGACACCAACCGGTTCTTTGTGGTCAGCCTGAACAACCTCGGTGGTTGCAACGGCTCCACCGGCCCCAGCAGCCTCAACCCTGAGACAGGCAAGCCTTTCGGCGCCGACTTCCCGGTGCTCACCGTGGAAGACTGGGTGCACAGCCAGGCGCGCCTGGCCGACTTGCTGGGCATCAGCCAATGGGCCGCCGTCATCGGCGGTAGCCTGGGTGGCATGCAGGCGCTGCAGTGGACCATCACTTACCCGGATCGGGTACGCCATTGCCTGGCCATTGCCTCGGCCCCCAAGTTATCGGCGCAGAACATCGCTTTCAACGAAGTGGCGCGCCAGGCGATCCTGACCGACCCGGAGTTCCATGGCGGTTCGTTCCAGGAAGCCGGTGTGATCCCCAAGCGCGGCCTGATGCTGGCGCGCATGGTCGGGCACATCACCTACCTGTCCGATGACTCCATGGGCGAGAAATTTGGCCGTGGCCTCAAGAGCGAGAAGCTCAACTACGACTTCCACAGCGTCGAATTCCAGGTAGAAAGCTACCTGCGTTACCAGGGCGAAGAGTTCTCGGGGCGTTTCGACGCCAACACCTATTTGCTGATGACCAAGGCCCTGGACTATTTCGACCCGGCGGCCAACTTTGACGACGACCTGGCAAAAACCTTCGAGGGCGCCACGGCCAAGTTCTGCGTGATGTCGTTCACCACCGACTGGCGCTTTTCGCCGGCGCGCTCCCGCGAGTTGGTGGACGCGCTGATGGCCGCGCGCAAAGACGTCTGCTACCTGGAGATCGATGCTCCGCAAGGCCACGACGCCTTCCTGATCCCGATCCCGCGCTACCTGCAAGCGTTCAGCAACTACATGAACCGAATTACTGTGTGA
- a CDS encoding type IV pilus twitching motility protein PilT, producing the protein MDITELLTASVRRGASDLHLSAGLVPMLRVDGEVWPLDWPVLSALQVADLLSPLLNQHQQKDFETSLETDFAFELPGVARFRANVFQQARGMGAVFRTIPCEVRSLESLGLGEVFQRIAQLPRGLVLVTGPTGSGKSTTLAAMIDFLNQHRRQHILTLEDPIEFIHTPKIALINQRQVHRDTHDFSTALRSALREDPDVILVGELRDLETIRLALTAAETGHLVFGTLHTTSAAKTVDRLVDVFPAGEKAMVRSMLSETLQAVVSQVLVKKVGGGRVAAHEIMLGTPAIRNLIREDKVAQMVSAIQTGGALGMKTLDMSLKALVGAGVISLEAAREKARVPVDI; encoded by the coding sequence ATGGATATCACAGAATTACTGACGGCCAGCGTGCGCCGTGGCGCCTCCGACCTGCATTTGTCGGCGGGCCTGGTGCCGATGCTGCGGGTGGATGGCGAGGTGTGGCCTTTGGATTGGCCGGTGCTTTCAGCGCTGCAAGTGGCGGACCTATTGAGCCCGCTGCTCAATCAGCACCAACAAAAGGATTTCGAAACATCTCTTGAAACGGATTTTGCCTTCGAGTTGCCCGGCGTTGCGCGGTTCCGGGCAAATGTATTCCAGCAGGCGCGTGGCATGGGCGCGGTGTTTCGCACCATCCCGTGCGAAGTCCGGAGCCTGGAAAGCCTTGGCCTTGGCGAAGTGTTCCAGCGCATCGCCCAGCTACCCCGTGGCCTGGTCTTGGTGACCGGTCCTACCGGCTCGGGCAAGTCCACCACCTTGGCGGCGATGATCGACTTTCTCAATCAGCATCGGCGTCAGCACATCCTGACCCTCGAAGACCCCATCGAATTTATCCACACGCCCAAAATCGCCCTGATCAACCAGCGCCAGGTGCACCGCGACACGCATGACTTTTCCACAGCGCTGCGTTCCGCGCTCCGGGAAGACCCGGACGTGATCCTGGTGGGTGAGTTGCGCGACCTGGAAACCATCCGCCTGGCGCTGACGGCGGCCGAGACCGGGCACCTGGTATTTGGCACCCTGCACACCACGTCGGCGGCAAAGACCGTAGACCGACTGGTGGACGTGTTCCCGGCCGGAGAAAAGGCCATGGTCCGCTCGATGCTGTCCGAGACGCTGCAGGCGGTGGTGTCTCAGGTTCTGGTGAAGAAGGTCGGCGGCGGGCGCGTGGCCGCCCATGAAATCATGTTGGGCACACCGGCCATTCGCAATCTGATTCGCGAGGACAAGGTGGCGCAGATGGTTTCGGCGATCCAGACGGGCGGGGCGCTGGGGATGAAGACGCTGGACATGAGCTTGAAGGCGCTGGTCGGGGCAGGAGTGATCAGCCTGGAAGCGGCGCGGGAGAAGGCGAGGGTGCCTGTGGATATCTAG